The following coding sequences are from one Rhipicephalus microplus isolate Deutch F79 chromosome 3, USDA_Rmic, whole genome shotgun sequence window:
- the LOC119176767 gene encoding adhesion G protein-coupled receptor E3 yields the protein MADVFAVGLHTFGDGGYAPHLHKVNGTWVSGAGYEIGPGSTGLLSLLSVIGTSLSIVGVVLTFITYSLFSDLRTLSGTSLLNLLAAFFLSHLLSVIGVERPSDKRLCVTLGFLLHFLWLAVHCWLAAMSRDMYKTFRDNINLQPSPASEDRKSFLKAAAFAWGLPLLLTGLSGVVHFGTVLDQTSDDRITCWILGRGSYLWTFCLPAFVLAVSDVRYFVKAAILTRYTASLQMNRKTRDRMKRRRYLQLFLYAKLLLVLTLTWVAGLAAQLARLKAVWFAFCILASVQGFFVALAYSCNSRVFRLYSRSLRSGNHNRKGYGASDLSGSTDLALLTWEPTPDAV from the coding sequence ATGGCTGACGTGTTTGCTGTGGGACTGCACACTTTCGGCGACGGTGGATACGCACCACATCTGCACAAAGTCAACGGAACGTGGGTATCTGGCGCCGGTTACGAAATTGGCCCGGGTTCCACGGGTCTTCTGTCGTTGCTCTCTGTCATCGGCACGAGCTTGTCTATAGTCGGGGTCGTCCTGACCTTCATAACATACAGCCTGTTTTCGGACCTAAGGACACTCAGCGGTACGTCCCTGCTAAACCTCCTTGCCGCGTTCTTCCTGTCGCACCTCCTGAGCGTCATCGGCGTCGAACGCCCAAGTGACAAAAGACTATGCGTCACCCTTGGTTTCTTGCTTCACTTCCTCTGGCTGGCGGTTCACTGTTGGCTCGCAGCCATGTCCAGGGACATGTACAAGACCTTCAGGGACAACATTAATCTTCAGCCCTCACCGGCCAGTGAGGACCGCAAGTCGTTCCTCAAAGCGGCCGCATTTGCCTGGGGCCTTCCATTACTTCTGACGGGTCTCTCTGGAGTGGTCCACTTCGGCACCGTGCTGGATCAGACGTCTGACGACAGGATCACCTGCTGGATCCTCGGTCGTGGCTCCTACCTCTGGACATTCTGCCTTCCGGCCTTCGTTCTGGCTGTCTCCGACGTGCGGTACTTCGTCAAGGCGGCCATCTTGACCCGTTACACAGCCAGCCTACAGATGAACCGCAAGACGAGGGACCGCATGAAACGGAGGCGCTACTTACAGCTGTTTCTCTACGCCAAGTTACTCTTGGTCCTCACACTCACCTGGGTGGCGGGACTGGCAGCGCAGCTGGCTCGACTCAAGGCCGTCTGGTTCGCCTTCTGCATCCTCGCATCGGTGCAAGGTTTCTTCGTGGCTCTCGCCTACTCATGCAACTCGCGCGTCTTTCGCCTGTACAGCCGATCTCTGCGGTCCGGAAACCACAACCGCAAGGGTTACGGAGCGTCCGATCTGTCTGGGTCTACCGACTTGGCCTTGTTGACTTGGGAGCCAACGCCCGATGCTGTGTGA